Within the Pieris napi chromosome 10, ilPieNapi1.2, whole genome shotgun sequence genome, the region GTGTTTAATAATATCTCTGTAAGtacacatttaatattaagatgtTTTGAAATAAAGTTTGGCAAACTTTTTTCGTCATAAGACTACTTGTGTGCCCCGGAAACGGAAGCGGTAGTAGGTAGCGGTTTTTACTATTGGAACCTAATTTTCTCctataacttaaaactaaaaaaaagtctatactgttatatttttagatgtaTGTTTTATGATTCAATTCATATATTTACTCATTATGATTAAGTAAATATGTAAAGCTTTAAAAGCtacttaaaatttttgattgaacttttttgtttcagtgtcattataatatttataagttgtTTGATGATATGCAGCCCATGCTCGAGACGTCCACCTTGCAATTTCGTTTGTCTTTTTATTGCAGTAAGgacatataattttgtttcaattAATATAGGTTTTACACATTTAGTCTTGCGGAATAGGGTTCTATCGACCGGTCGTGCGATCAAATCTCAGCTGTACccttatatgtatatgtgcCTCTTTTGCTGGTATGCTGTAGGTAAACATCGTGAAATTGTCGTGATTGTTAGTACGCAGAGCATCGCCCCGCCGCAgatcacctacatgcctagaaagtaaatataataaaaaaaacacagttAAATATAGAGATCAAaagaatttaatgttataatattatataataatcgtTTATTTAGTTTGTGATGTAAATTTTGATACGATTTCGGTACAATTCAGTCACAGCATTTGTTCTCATTTGCGTCTGTATTTAGTTTCAATCGTGGAGTTATAATGTTGTTTAAACTAAACTAGATttgaattaaaacttttaccTTAACTCTATTGTCTAAAATGAATcaacttttataaaatcataacTCATTTATAACAGActataattgaaaatgtaCGGAGCTTAAACCTGTTTTGAAAGTCACAGAACTTTCATCTATTtgactttataaaataaacaaacatatatattagtacgtaaacatatagttataattttaattggtaCAGCGTAGATCTTCATGTTCGATAATCACCTAAGAATCAAATGGATTCTTCTCTATATTTTGATAAGCTAGAATAGTACATCGGCGTCAAAAAAAGGTGTGGTTACTCCCAAACACATACAAGTGTGAGTAggtgacataatatatacctaGATTAAATACATAACACGCGTTGCTACTcatgtatatacaaaaatagattcCTGTTCGGATggtgtaacataaaaatagttataatgattataattattatgatttaatatcACAATTAGGTTGCCATGAATTCGTGCTTGTTAAGCACATATATACGAACTTCctatatttaacttaacatttatttgcttGATAGATGCGTCATTTCATCGTGAacacatattattatacactCAGGGTTACGATtaagtaaaacatattttatattgttgttgtttttagGTTATGGGGATGAGTTTTGTGGTGGTTACGATGACATGTAAAGTTCGAAcgcaattaattttctatgCATTTATTGCAACGGCCGTTGTTGTCTTTTTTTGTGTGCTTCTGGCATGCTCTAGtgtaagtaatatatatatataataatttattaattagttttatcatCTCATATTGTTAGATTTTAAAGAGAGTCCGCTAGcgtaagaatttatttaataaaaccggCTAAGTAATTATAGCTAAACAATAtacaattgtaaaattaatgcTGATTGGTTATCACGTCCGTCGTTCTACAACTGAGCATTGTTTAAGGGAGTTTTTGCCGCACACCACCACAATGTGGAAACCCACCAAGCATTTCCGAAccgattcgacttagggtccttcaagaaaacaagctccttacaaacgttgtataaaaaaaaacatggcgattaaaaagagtggcggagagtttattgccagttcttctcttccgttctacgcccttgatttgagaactggcactaaatgtaaaattagaagcattaatatgtatttctttactgacaagtcataagtgtacaatgtgttacccatatgattaaatgatttttgaattttgaattttgaaaaagagcgtaccaattcttaaaagagcGTCATCGAACTCGCGATGCCTCTCgaattgagagtgtctatgggcggcgttataacttaacatcatgtgagcctgcccgtttgctcctgttctgtaaaaaatatatatttgtacgGTATTCTTGTGAATTATTTCTTTCAGTTCGACTTCACCAAATGGTACTTATACGTTGTGCTTATTGCTGTGGCATTTGGAGCTGTGGCCACGATAATATCTGTGTCTATGTTCTTTCTGAACATCTACTATAAGCCAATACATATGGTAATACTTTTAATTGGGACTATATTAAACGTTGTGGTAAGTAAATATGCTGCAGATTCAAGAGACTGAAATTATTCACGTGTTTTTGCGTACTCTATAAGTTGTCGTGGCATTTGTAGGAATTTCTATGCTTTTTAATAGATACTTTATACTATGTCAATGGTAGTTCAGTATGTAGACCGCAGCAAAAGGTTGGATGGTTGATTAAATTTGAGttttagaccagtgcagatagccttcaaaataaataaaaagtgaaaaaaataatagtaggatgaaacctattggaaaaggaggataatattataaaaattaaaagaaaaataatttacgggcgatctgaggtcgggaaggggaagggggggggggggggagttttaagggtaaaaaacggtttatctcgatttccggcaaaactaaaagtcctatcgaagaaagttaaatggcaaagttgtaggtaataaaaagatctaaaacttttgtattcacacacttttcacataacctcaaaatttatgtgaaaaattcaaaaaacaaaaagtttttggttttttattattatcttttacaaaaatttatttttttaaacgaaatttggtgaaaacttacctttctatgtcccaaatacgctgtaatttgtttgattaaaaatatttattttttcaccttattttgaattaattaaaaaaaacaccctaattttcaatcgaaaattcacccgtcaaaatatcagcttttttcaaaaagttggtgtgctttcagttcgttgtaATCTCTACTTTCTtatggtaaaaaatatatatacattatcaTAGTacatcttctcagaaaatgcaaaaaattgtatgcagtaacgcccataCCCGtcattaatgtatttttcctttaatttttataatattatcctccctttccaataggtttcattctactattatttttttaggtttcaaaaattatcggcactggtctattcaTAGACTGTGACATAATAAGATTTTCTTTTAGACAGTGAGATATCATAAGATAATTGCGCGATAATGACACGCATTACGTGCGCGCGTAGGTCGCGTAGCTGTTCGTAGCATCGTATATGGTTTATGgacaaattatgaaaattgaatGGAGTTTAGATTCTGACATACTTCTATAGAGTGTACTTTGTTACACGGAGGTTCGGTTTCGCAGTAGAGTGAGAAAATCCTTATCGTATAGGTTTAAGAGTAAAACTGTTTTGATCTTATATTTCAGATTCTAACAATAGAGCTACAGACGATTCTCGGTGGAAAGGCCGTCGAAATTGGCGAGTCTGATTATGCTTTGGCGGCTTTTATGCTGTACACAAGTATCATTGATCTCTTCCTCAAGATACTTCAGATGATGTATATTCACGATAGATAaatgatataattaaaatttattatgttttctaCTTCTTTCCTTTCTACTGCTTACTACTAACTTATTTAGCAAGTAGTTgtattcattaataataaaggccttttaattaaactatgtTGATCTTATTATGGACATAGCTATTTCTAAAGATTAATCGTTAATATGGTAACAAACCTATGTTCATCTTTAGTCTACGTAATTACTAATGTTTCTTTTCATCACACAAATTGACACATAAAGTCGAATAATTACCTTATTTAAAATGGAGATATGTAAGgggatatttaatattaggtTTGTTATTATGAATTAATCTTTAGAATTGTCATTACTACTACGGACTTCGCCAGATGCAATATGCAGGCAGAATACATTCGCTCACCGTTCACAATCTAAAACAAGCAGTGTAAGGACTGGCTTATGAACACACCTTACGCAGAGTTAGAGATGCTTCTGAGACCTAATATATAGTTACACATTACATTCACTCACATTACACTCACCCGCACACCTACTCATGCCCCCACACATGCACACAcagtttaagaaaattgttatgAAATTTACTATCAAGTTGGTTTTGGAAGAGGTCAGGGGCACAGGTATTTTTGACTTTAAAAGGTtaccaaatcttacacattataataaataaacgcattttaatttttatattatttcttaaaccGATTGTAGGTAGTTATATGTTAGTAGTGGTAGGCTACACGATTATTGACTCCTTGCCTTGATTGATTAATTGTAGTTTTGTTTTCACATTGGTCTTTGAAATAAGATTTTGCCAACTTTACCATATTAATGCCCGCCAtccactgcgagcggaacggacccattacggactccgctatactggtaacgatgattttcatacattttcatttccGTGGGAAACTCGGTCAACTCACTAACCTCATATTATGTGATTCTTTCAACTCGCTCTCTCCGCTGGGCTCGTCTCCGCTGGGCTCGTCTCCGCTGGGCTCCTCTCCGCTTTGGTGGAAGCAcatgtatgaaaatcatcgttacgagtatagcggagtccgtaatgggtctattccgctcgcagtggaaggcgggCATAACAGTACAACAGCTAACCACATAAGATTGATTAATTGCCTTCCACAGATAGAACAATTTGTATCTTGACGTAAAACAAGTGAATATACATACGTACATAAATCTGTGAAATAAGTTATAGCAGATAAAAAACCAGTAGAATTCCTTGGTCTTACTCTCAGATTCTTGTATGTATTTCGtgacaattttgtt harbors:
- the LOC125053291 gene encoding uncharacterized protein LOC125053291; amino-acid sequence: MSKKGIADVIRSEVNIFIEDEKEKRFNDNKNLEEQKDRETKERKNTVQINDQERDLEKGVSAKSVKSTDGKSKSSIGQRTMWIQFLGIREAAREHIATTGGFEDHVPFTYDPESRNYFVKFVFSILFLMLLLTVGVVALILNTPSVKEVFQNNYLTCLIISLVIIIFISCLMICSPCSRRPPCNFVCLFIAVMGMSFVVVTMTCKVRTQLIFYAFIATAVVVFFCVLLACSSFDFTKWYLYVVLIAVAFGAVATIISVSMFFLNIYYKPIHMVILLIGTILNVVILTIELQTILGGKAVEIGESDYALAAFMLYTSIIDLFLKILQMMYIHDR